One genomic window of Acidovorax radicis includes the following:
- the dtd gene encoding D-aminoacyl-tRNA deacylase — MISVLQRVREARVDVEGQTIGAIGAGLLVLVCAERGDTEAEADKLLAKLLKLRIFSDAAGKMNQSVQDIGGGLLLVSQFTLAADTTGGNRPSFTQAAAPDEGRRLYDYFVAQARKAHPDVATGQFAADMQVHLVNDGPVTIPLRVAPSAPAAHTNPNR; from the coding sequence GTGATCAGTGTGTTGCAACGCGTGCGCGAAGCGCGTGTCGATGTTGAAGGCCAAACGATCGGTGCCATCGGCGCGGGTTTGCTGGTGCTGGTGTGCGCCGAGCGTGGCGACACCGAGGCCGAGGCAGACAAGCTGCTGGCCAAGTTGCTCAAGCTGCGCATCTTTTCGGACGCTGCCGGCAAGATGAACCAGAGCGTGCAGGACATCGGTGGCGGCCTGCTGCTGGTCAGCCAGTTCACCCTGGCGGCCGATACCACAGGCGGCAACCGCCCCAGCTTCACCCAGGCCGCCGCGCCGGACGAGGGGCGGCGGCTGTACGACTATTTTGTGGCCCAGGCGCGCAAGGCGCACCCCGATGTTGCCACCGGCCAGTTTGCGGCCGACATGCAGGTGCACCTGGTCAACGACGGGCCGGTGACGATTCCGCTGCGGGTGGCACCGTCCGCGCCAGCAGCCCATACAAACCCAAACCGTTGA
- the dbpA gene encoding ATP-dependent RNA helicase DbpA gives MTSKENQAGTDFSALALSPATLTNLQQLGYTQMTPIQAASLPPALLGKDLIAQASTGSGKTAAFALALLANLNPRRFAVQALVLCPTRELADQVSTEIRRLARAEENIKVVTLCGGVPLRAQTLSLEHGAHIVVGTPGRVMDHLERQHLSLEAMNTLVLDEADRMLDMGFFDDIATVARQCPKERQTLLFSATYPEGIAKLSAQFMKSPVQITVQAQHAEGKIEQRWYEVKNSERLHTVSQLLNHFRPESSIAFCNTKQQCRDLVGVLQAQGFSALALFGELEQRERDQVLVQFANKSCSVLVATDVAARGLDIANLAAVINVDVTPDAEVHIHRIGRTGRGDAEGLALNLASLDEMGFVGKIEVLQGRESRWFPVADLTPTGSGPLVPPMVTIQIIGGRKEKIRAGDVLGALTGEMGYTREQIGKINVNDFSTYVAVDRAIGAQAAQRLNDGRVKGKTVKARLVTD, from the coding sequence ATGACCTCCAAAGAAAACCAAGCCGGCACTGACTTCAGCGCGCTGGCACTGAGCCCCGCCACGCTGACCAACCTGCAGCAGCTGGGCTACACGCAAATGACGCCCATCCAGGCGGCCAGCCTGCCGCCCGCGCTGCTCGGCAAGGACCTGATCGCCCAGGCCAGCACTGGCAGCGGCAAGACAGCAGCCTTCGCGCTGGCCCTGCTGGCCAACCTCAACCCGCGTCGCTTCGCCGTGCAGGCCCTGGTGTTGTGCCCCACGCGCGAACTGGCCGACCAGGTGAGCACCGAAATCCGCCGCCTGGCGCGGGCCGAAGAAAACATCAAGGTCGTGACCCTGTGCGGCGGCGTGCCGCTGCGCGCGCAGACGCTGAGCCTGGAGCACGGCGCCCACATCGTGGTGGGCACGCCCGGCCGTGTGATGGACCATCTGGAGCGCCAGCACCTGAGCCTGGAAGCGATGAACACCCTGGTGCTCGACGAGGCCGACCGCATGCTCGACATGGGCTTCTTCGACGACATCGCCACCGTGGCGCGCCAGTGCCCCAAAGAGCGCCAGACCCTGCTGTTCTCGGCCACCTACCCCGAAGGCATCGCCAAGCTCAGCGCGCAGTTCATGAAGTCGCCCGTGCAGATCACGGTGCAAGCGCAGCATGCCGAGGGCAAGATCGAGCAGCGCTGGTACGAGGTGAAGAACAGCGAGCGCCTGCACACGGTGTCGCAGTTGCTCAACCACTTTCGCCCCGAATCGTCGATTGCGTTCTGCAACACCAAGCAGCAGTGCCGCGATCTGGTGGGCGTGCTGCAGGCCCAGGGTTTCAGCGCGCTGGCGCTGTTTGGCGAGCTGGAGCAGCGCGAGCGCGACCAGGTGCTGGTGCAGTTCGCCAACAAGAGCTGCTCGGTGCTGGTAGCCACCGACGTGGCCGCGCGCGGGCTGGACATTGCCAACCTGGCGGCCGTCATCAACGTGGACGTGACGCCCGATGCCGAGGTGCACATCCACCGCATTGGCCGCACAGGCCGGGGTGACGCCGAGGGCCTGGCGCTGAACCTGGCCAGCCTAGACGAGATGGGCTTTGTCGGCAAGATCGAGGTGCTGCAGGGCCGCGAGTCGCGCTGGTTCCCGGTGGCAGACCTCACGCCCACGGGCAGTGGCCCGCTGGTGCCGCCCATGGTCACCATCCAGATCATTGGCGGGCGCAAGGAGAAGATCCGCGCGGGCGACGTGCTGGGCGCACTGACCGGCGAGATGGGCTACACCCGCGAGCAGATCGGCAAGATCAATGTGAACGACTTCTCCACCTACGTGGCGGTCGACCGCGCCATTGGCGCCCAGGCGGCCCAGCGGCTCAATGATGGCCGGGTCAAGGGCAAAACCGTCAAGGCGCGGCTGGTGACGGATTAG
- the purT gene encoding formate-dependent phosphoribosylglycinamide formyltransferase, which yields MTTLGTPLSPHATKVMLLGSGELGKEVLIALQRLGVETIAVDRYENAPGQQVAHHARTITMSDSAQLKALIEAERPHLVVPEIEAIATPMLEELEAAGTVRVIPTARAARLTMDREGIRVLAAETLGLPTSPYKFCDSLEELQAAIDGGIGYPCVVKPVMSSSGKGQSKIDGPADVQKAWDYAMAGGRVSHGRVIVEGFIDFDYEITQLTVRSVGADGQIVTSFCDPIGHVQVSGDYVESWQPHPMHPAALEKSRQIAKAVTDNLGGQGLFGVELFVKGEQVWFSEVSPRPHDTGLVTLCTQHQSEFELHARAILGLPVDTSLRNPGASAVIYGGVDAVGIVFDGVEEALRVPDTDLRLFGKPESFTKRRMGVALARATDVDTARSNAKLAASKVKPRKAQG from the coding sequence ATGACCACCCTCGGAACCCCTCTGTCTCCCCATGCCACCAAAGTCATGCTGCTGGGCTCGGGCGAGCTGGGCAAGGAGGTGCTGATCGCCCTGCAGCGCCTGGGCGTCGAAACCATTGCCGTGGACCGCTACGAGAACGCGCCCGGCCAGCAGGTGGCGCACCACGCACGCACCATCACCATGAGCGACTCGGCCCAGCTCAAGGCGCTGATCGAGGCCGAGCGCCCCCATCTGGTGGTGCCCGAGATCGAAGCCATCGCCACGCCCATGCTTGAAGAGCTGGAAGCCGCGGGCACCGTGCGCGTGATCCCCACCGCCCGCGCCGCGCGCCTGACCATGGACCGCGAAGGCATCCGCGTGCTGGCCGCCGAAACGCTGGGCCTGCCCACCAGCCCGTACAAGTTTTGCGATTCGCTGGAAGAACTGCAGGCCGCCATTGATGGCGGGATTGGCTACCCCTGCGTCGTCAAGCCCGTGATGAGCAGCTCCGGCAAGGGCCAGAGCAAGATCGACGGCCCGGCCGACGTGCAAAAAGCCTGGGACTACGCCATGGCCGGTGGCCGTGTGAGCCACGGCCGTGTCATCGTGGAAGGCTTCATCGATTTTGACTACGAAATCACCCAGCTCACCGTGCGTTCGGTGGGTGCAGACGGCCAGATCGTCACCAGCTTCTGCGACCCCATCGGCCACGTGCAGGTGAGCGGCGACTACGTGGAAAGCTGGCAGCCCCACCCCATGCACCCCGCAGCGCTCGAAAAATCGCGCCAGATCGCCAAGGCCGTGACCGACAACCTCGGTGGCCAGGGACTTTTCGGCGTGGAGCTGTTCGTGAAGGGCGAGCAGGTCTGGTTCAGCGAAGTCAGCCCCCGCCCGCACGACACCGGCCTGGTCACGCTGTGCACCCAGCACCAGAGCGAGTTCGAGCTGCACGCCCGCGCCATTCTGGGCCTGCCCGTGGACACCAGCCTGCGCAACCCCGGCGCCAGTGCCGTGATCTACGGCGGCGTGGACGCGGTCGGCATCGTGTTCGACGGCGTGGAAGAGGCCCTGCGCGTGCCCGACACCGACCTGCGCCTGTTCGGCAAGCCCGAGAGCTTCACCAAGCGCCGCATGGGCGTGGCGTTGGCGCGGGCAACCGATGTGGACACGGCGCGTAGCAACGCCAAGCTGGCGGCCAGCAAGGTCAAGCCGCGCAAGGCACAGGGCTGA
- a CDS encoding AMP nucleosidase has translation MPLIPEFIAPTRHTDPADALAQVQRIYQQQIGHLREAMQRFVGGETPTSAVRAFYPFVRVHTTTVARADSKLAYGFVEGPGRYETTLTRPDLFARYYAEQFRLLRASHNIELEVGTSTHPIPIHFSFAEHDHIEGTLTTERRMLMRDVFDLPDLAAMDDGIANGTWQAAPGEAQPLSLFTAPRVDYSLHRLRHYTGTAPEWFQNFVLFTNYQFYIDEFVRLGHAEMAKPDSEYIAFIEPGNVVTRRVGLSAEAGDDLGAAPPRLPQMPAYHLVRQDASGITMVNIGVGPSNAKTITDHIAVLRPHAWMMLGHCAGLRNSQQLGDYVLAHAYVREDHVLDEELPLWVPIPALSEIQVALEQAVADVTQMGRDELKRIMRTGTVASTDNRNWELLPDNTPQRRFSQSRAVALDMESATIAANGFRFRVPYGTLLCVSDKPLHGEIKLPGMANHFYRERVDQHLRIGMRAIEILRDGGVARLHSRKLRSFAEVAFQ, from the coding sequence ATGCCCCTCATCCCCGAATTCATTGCACCCACCCGCCACACCGACCCGGCCGACGCATTGGCCCAGGTGCAGCGCATCTATCAGCAACAAATTGGCCACCTGCGCGAGGCGATGCAACGCTTTGTGGGCGGCGAAACACCCACCAGCGCGGTGCGCGCGTTCTACCCGTTTGTGCGGGTGCACACCACCACTGTGGCGCGGGCCGATAGCAAGCTGGCCTATGGTTTTGTGGAAGGCCCCGGGCGCTACGAAACCACGCTGACCCGACCCGACCTGTTTGCGCGGTACTACGCCGAGCAGTTTCGCCTGCTGCGCGCCAGCCACAACATCGAGCTGGAGGTGGGCACCAGCACCCACCCCATCCCGATCCATTTCTCGTTTGCCGAGCACGACCACATTGAAGGAACACTCACGACAGAGCGCCGCATGCTGATGCGCGACGTGTTCGACCTGCCCGACCTGGCCGCCATGGACGACGGCATTGCCAACGGCACCTGGCAGGCCGCACCCGGCGAGGCCCAACCGCTGTCGCTGTTCACCGCGCCGCGCGTGGACTACTCGCTGCACCGCCTGCGCCACTACACGGGCACGGCGCCCGAGTGGTTCCAGAACTTCGTGCTGTTCACCAACTACCAGTTCTACATCGACGAGTTCGTGCGCCTGGGCCATGCCGAAATGGCCAAGCCCGACAGCGAATACATCGCCTTCATCGAGCCCGGCAACGTGGTCACGCGCCGCGTGGGATTGAGCGCCGAGGCAGGCGACGACCTGGGCGCCGCCCCGCCCCGCCTGCCACAGATGCCCGCCTACCACCTGGTGCGCCAGGACGCGAGCGGTATCACCATGGTCAACATCGGCGTGGGGCCCTCGAATGCCAAAACCATCACCGACCACATCGCCGTGCTGCGCCCCCACGCCTGGATGATGCTGGGCCACTGCGCCGGCCTGCGCAACAGCCAGCAGCTGGGCGACTACGTGCTGGCCCACGCCTATGTGCGCGAGGACCACGTGCTGGACGAAGAGCTGCCGCTGTGGGTGCCCATCCCGGCGTTGTCAGAGATCCAGGTGGCGCTGGAACAGGCCGTGGCCGATGTCACGCAGATGGGGCGCGACGAACTCAAACGCATCATGCGCACCGGCACCGTGGCCAGCACCGACAACCGCAACTGGGAACTGCTGCCCGACAACACGCCCCAGCGCCGCTTCAGCCAAAGCCGCGCCGTGGCGCTGGACATGGAAAGCGCCACCATCGCCGCCAACGGCTTTCGTTTTCGCGTGCCCTACGGCACCCTGCTGTGCGTGAGCGACAAGCCGCTGCACGGCGAGATCAAGCTGCCCGGCATGGCCAACCACTTCTACCGCGAGCGCGTGGATCAGCACCTGCGCATCGGCATGCGCGCCATCGAGATCCTGCGCGACGGCGGCGTGGCCCGCCTGCACAGCCGCAAGCTGCGCAGCTTTGCAGAGGTGGCGTTTCAGTAG
- a CDS encoding GMC family oxidoreductase, whose translation MFDYIVIGGGSAGSVLAGRLTEDPAVRVCLLEAGPTDNSVLIHCPAGLAVMAKFELNGWGFNTTPQAALNNRRGYQPRGKVLGGSSSINAMVYIRGQHADYDHWAAQGNPGWGWEDVKPYFLRAEHNERGANAWHGQGGPFNVADLRAPNRFSQYFTDAGVQAGHPHNTDFNGATQEGVGLYQVTHKNGERHSAAKGYLTPHLARPNLQVITGAHATRILFDGTRAVGVEYRKGGALQQVRAGREVLLSAGALLSPQLLMLSGVGPAEHLQQHGIPVLHDLPGVGQHLHDHPDVVQVLDAPELKDLFGLSLSGMAQTMRGIIEWRKLRTGMLTTNFAEAGGFIKSDPSEAAPDLQLHFVIGKLVDHGRKTVFGHGYSAHVCLLQPKSRGSVTLASRDPMALPLVDPNFLADPDDMARMVRGFKRTREILMQPALAKFGAKELAASASARTDAEIEQFIRQYADTIYHPVGSCRMGPGPLDVVDAQLRVHGLSGLRVVDASIMPRIVSGNTNAPTVMIAEKAVDWLRGAG comes from the coding sequence ATGTTCGACTACATCGTCATTGGCGGCGGATCTGCGGGCTCTGTGCTGGCGGGGCGCCTGACCGAAGACCCCGCAGTGCGCGTCTGCCTGCTCGAGGCGGGTCCCACCGACAACAGCGTGCTCATCCATTGCCCTGCCGGGCTGGCCGTGATGGCCAAGTTCGAGCTGAACGGCTGGGGCTTCAACACCACGCCCCAGGCTGCGCTCAACAACCGGCGCGGCTACCAGCCACGCGGCAAGGTGCTGGGGGGCTCCAGCTCGATCAACGCCATGGTCTACATCCGGGGCCAGCATGCCGACTACGACCACTGGGCTGCGCAGGGCAACCCAGGCTGGGGCTGGGAGGATGTGAAGCCCTATTTCCTGCGTGCCGAGCACAACGAGCGTGGTGCCAACGCGTGGCATGGCCAGGGCGGCCCCTTCAACGTGGCAGACCTGCGTGCACCCAACCGGTTCAGCCAATATTTCACCGACGCAGGTGTGCAGGCCGGGCACCCGCACAACACCGACTTCAACGGCGCCACGCAGGAAGGCGTGGGCCTCTACCAGGTCACGCACAAGAACGGCGAGCGGCACAGCGCAGCCAAGGGCTACCTCACGCCGCACCTGGCGCGGCCCAACCTGCAGGTCATCACCGGTGCGCATGCCACGCGCATCCTGTTCGACGGCACGCGTGCGGTGGGTGTGGAATACCGCAAAGGCGGTGCGCTGCAACAGGTGCGTGCCGGGCGCGAGGTGCTGCTGAGTGCAGGCGCGCTGCTGTCCCCGCAGCTGCTGATGCTGTCGGGCGTGGGGCCTGCCGAGCATTTGCAGCAACACGGCATCCCGGTGCTGCACGATCTGCCCGGCGTGGGTCAGCATCTGCACGACCACCCGGACGTGGTGCAGGTGCTGGACGCCCCCGAACTGAAGGACCTGTTCGGCCTGTCGCTCTCAGGCATGGCGCAGACCATGCGCGGCATCATCGAATGGCGCAAGCTCCGCACCGGTATGTTGACCACCAACTTTGCCGAGGCGGGCGGCTTCATCAAAAGCGACCCGTCGGAGGCTGCGCCCGATCTGCAATTGCACTTTGTGATCGGCAAGCTGGTGGACCACGGGCGCAAGACCGTGTTCGGCCACGGCTACTCGGCCCACGTGTGCCTGCTGCAGCCCAAGAGCCGGGGTTCGGTCACGCTGGCCAGCCGCGACCCCATGGCGTTGCCCTTGGTGGACCCGAACTTCCTGGCCGATCCCGATGACATGGCTCGCATGGTGCGTGGCTTCAAGCGCACGCGAGAGATCCTGATGCAACCGGCGCTCGCGAAGTTCGGCGCCAAGGAGCTGGCGGCATCTGCCAGCGCGCGCACCGACGCCGAGATCGAGCAGTTCATCCGCCAGTACGCCGACACCATCTACCACCCCGTGGGCAGCTGCCGCATGGGCCCTGGGCCTCTGGATGTGGTGGATGCTCAGCTGCGCGTGCACGGCCTGTCGGGCCTGCGTGTGGTGGACGCATCGATCATGCCGCGCATCGTGAGTGGAAACACCAATGCGCCCACGGTGATGATTGCCGAGAAGGCGGTGGACTGGCTGCGCGGGGCGGGGTAA
- a CDS encoding cation diffusion facilitator family transporter: MSPSAPPSSPWLTPRNLLWTSAAVAVVTIALKTLAWAISGSVGLLSDAMESFVNLASAMFALAMVTVAQRPADDDHPYGHHKAEYFSSGFEGLLIVGVSVGIFWAAGHRLVNPQAIEQVGWGLALSVFSSGLNGLLAWVMFRAARVHRSIALEADARHLVTDVWTSVGVVVGIAGAALTGWLWLDAAAAILVALNILKEGVELVWRSSQGLMDSAVEPQVQATIDATLQQFVQTQPPGAVRFDHVSTRRAGQRQFVDMHLHMPADWTLRHAAELRGQVERGLMSAVPGLRATIELLPTDVEAHIDDPKDVA; encoded by the coding sequence ATGTCTCCGTCTGCCCCCCCATCCTCTCCTTGGCTCACGCCGCGCAATCTGTTGTGGACATCAGCGGCAGTGGCCGTGGTCACCATCGCGCTCAAGACCCTGGCCTGGGCGATCTCGGGCTCGGTGGGTTTGCTGTCGGACGCGATGGAGTCGTTTGTGAACCTGGCCAGCGCCATGTTTGCGCTGGCCATGGTGACGGTGGCGCAACGCCCCGCAGATGACGACCACCCCTATGGCCACCACAAGGCCGAGTATTTTTCTTCGGGTTTTGAAGGGCTGTTGATCGTGGGGGTGTCGGTGGGCATTTTCTGGGCCGCCGGGCACCGCTTGGTGAATCCGCAGGCGATCGAACAGGTCGGCTGGGGCCTGGCTTTGTCGGTGTTCAGCTCGGGCCTCAACGGGCTGTTGGCGTGGGTGATGTTCCGGGCGGCGCGGGTGCATCGCTCCATCGCCCTGGAGGCCGACGCCCGCCATCTGGTCACCGACGTGTGGACATCGGTCGGGGTGGTGGTGGGGATTGCCGGCGCAGCCCTGACGGGCTGGTTGTGGCTGGACGCAGCGGCCGCCATCCTGGTCGCACTCAACATCCTCAAGGAGGGCGTTGAGCTGGTCTGGCGCTCGTCCCAGGGGCTGATGGATTCGGCGGTGGAACCCCAGGTGCAGGCCACCATCGACGCGACCCTGCAGCAGTTCGTGCAAACCCAGCCCCCCGGGGCGGTGCGTTTCGACCATGTGTCCACCCGCCGCGCGGGCCAGCGCCAGTTTGTGGACATGCACCTGCATATGCCGGCCGACTGGACGCTGCGCCATGCCGCTGAATTGCGCGGCCAGGTCGAGCGCGGGCTGATGTCCGCAGTGCCTGGCCTGCGCGCCACCATCGAACTGCTGCCCACCGATGTGGAAGCGCATATAGACGACCCGAAGGATGTGGCGTGA
- a CDS encoding putative bifunctional diguanylate cyclase/phosphodiesterase, with protein MPDSSFAAKAPRPGGSSDSLLRLIADSVPALMAYYDVAHLRCQFANQGYAAYNGHTTESILGLTVQEAIGDKAWRAIEPHVAKSLRGEHVKYTREQTLPNGEARMIEVNLIPHVDDLQRTLGSFVLITDITERWRAENTVRQSEERMRKFTEATDEAIVFHRDGVITDSNEAMHRLSGYRLDETQGQSIFNFISAEWRAVALEYTRTGREDPYEVTIRHKDGHTIPVEVVGKTMPQQHADYRIVVVRDITARKQAQEREAFIALHDSLTHLPNRHFLMEQLSQVLSLARRRHGRAAVLFINLDHFKTVNDSLGHQAGDQLLRNVAERLRLGVRDADVVARLGGDEFVVVLTDVQHQDDVAMVADKLLHIMHGVFTVDTQPLTISPSIGISLFPEHGATADTLLRSADAAMHYAKDSGRGNRQFYAPGMDPSAIDVLQHERLLREAIAHHQFVLHYQPQMSLADGSLQGFEALVRWQHPQRGLVGPDEFIHFSESRGLITPIGRWVMREACRQLKAWQDQGLTMVPVAVNFSALEFRQRDVAAEIAAVLNETGLAPQYLEIELTESVLMHQTGPVLNTLNALKALGVGISVDDFGTGYSSLAYLKRYPIDKIKIDRSFVIETPDNTDDVAIVTAMIQMGHSLQIQTVAEGVETQAQVDLLAALGCDLIQGFVVSPPMDAQAVGLWLHKK; from the coding sequence ATGCCAGATTCTTCCTTCGCAGCCAAAGCCCCCCGCCCTGGGGGATCCAGCGACTCATTGCTGCGTCTGATCGCCGATTCGGTGCCCGCGCTGATGGCTTACTACGATGTGGCCCATCTGCGCTGCCAGTTCGCCAACCAAGGCTACGCGGCCTACAACGGCCACACGACAGAATCCATCCTGGGGCTGACGGTCCAGGAGGCTATTGGCGACAAGGCCTGGCGGGCCATTGAGCCCCATGTGGCAAAAAGCCTGCGCGGCGAGCATGTGAAATACACCCGCGAACAAACCCTGCCCAATGGGGAGGCGCGGATGATCGAGGTCAACCTGATTCCGCACGTTGACGACCTGCAGCGCACGTTGGGCTCGTTTGTGCTGATCACCGACATCACCGAACGCTGGCGGGCCGAAAACACGGTGCGGCAAAGTGAAGAGCGCATGCGCAAGTTCACTGAGGCCACTGACGAGGCCATCGTTTTCCACCGCGACGGCGTGATCACCGACAGCAACGAGGCCATGCACCGGCTCTCGGGCTACCGGCTCGATGAGACACAGGGCCAGTCGATTTTCAATTTCATCAGCGCCGAGTGGCGCGCCGTGGCGCTTGAATACACGCGCACCGGCCGCGAAGACCCCTACGAGGTGACGATCCGCCACAAGGATGGCCACACCATTCCGGTCGAGGTGGTGGGCAAGACCATGCCCCAGCAGCATGCGGACTACCGCATCGTGGTGGTGCGCGACATCACCGCCCGCAAGCAGGCCCAAGAGCGCGAGGCCTTCATCGCCCTGCATGACAGCCTCACCCACCTGCCCAACCGGCATTTTTTGATGGAACAGCTGTCCCAGGTGCTGTCGCTCGCGCGCCGGCGCCACGGCCGCGCGGCCGTGTTGTTCATCAACCTGGACCACTTCAAGACCGTGAACGATTCACTCGGGCACCAGGCGGGTGACCAGTTGCTGCGCAACGTGGCCGAGCGCCTGCGCCTGGGCGTGCGCGACGCCGACGTGGTGGCGCGGCTGGGAGGCGACGAGTTCGTGGTGGTGCTCACCGATGTGCAGCACCAGGACGATGTGGCGATGGTGGCCGACAAGCTGCTGCACATCATGCATGGCGTGTTCACGGTGGACACGCAGCCCTTGACAATCTCGCCGTCCATCGGCATCAGCCTGTTTCCCGAGCATGGCGCCACCGCCGACACCCTGCTGCGCAGCGCCGACGCGGCCATGCACTACGCCAAAGACAGCGGCCGGGGCAACCGGCAGTTCTATGCCCCCGGCATGGACCCCAGCGCCATCGACGTGCTGCAGCACGAACGCCTGCTGCGCGAAGCCATCGCCCACCACCAGTTTGTGCTGCACTACCAGCCCCAAATGAGCCTGGCCGATGGGTCACTCCAAGGCTTCGAGGCCCTGGTGCGCTGGCAACACCCCCAGCGCGGGCTGGTGGGGCCCGATGAGTTCATCCATTTCTCCGAGTCGCGCGGCCTCATCACGCCCATTGGGCGCTGGGTCATGCGCGAAGCCTGCCGCCAGCTCAAGGCCTGGCAAGACCAAGGACTGACGATGGTGCCGGTGGCGGTCAACTTCTCGGCCCTGGAGTTTCGCCAGCGCGACGTGGCCGCAGAAATTGCGGCCGTCCTCAATGAAACCGGGCTGGCGCCGCAATACCTTGAGATCGAACTGACGGAATCGGTGCTCATGCACCAGACGGGCCCGGTGCTCAACACGCTCAATGCACTGAAGGCCCTGGGGGTCGGCATCTCGGTGGATGACTTTGGCACAGGGTATTCATCGCTGGCCTATCTCAAGCGCTACCCCATCGACAAGATCAAGATCGACCGCTCTTTTGTCATCGAAACCCCCGACAACACCGACGACGTGGCCATCGTCACCGCCATGATCCAGATGGGGCACAGCCTGCAGATCCAGACCGTGGCAGAAGGCGTGGAGACACAGGCGCAGGTGGACCTGCTGGCGGCACTCGGGTGCGATCTGATACAGGGATTCGTGGTGTCTCCCCCCATGGACGCACAGGCGGTGGGCCTGTGGCTTCACAAAAAATAG
- a CDS encoding DUF3455 domain-containing protein has translation MNTKATRSPTLTRFLPMAGALATATLLSACGSMASPGHRMYSQADVPAAVQVPVGHKVAMETEGVGEITYECRDKADAMGQMEWFFVGPKAVLNDRTGKAVGSYYGPPATWESMDGSKLTGAQVAVAPAGMGNIPYQLVKANPAMGAGAMTGVTYIQRVALKGGAAPAAACSTANKGERQIVKYQADYIFWKAA, from the coding sequence ATGAACACGAAAGCCACTCGCTCCCCCACCCTTACCCGCTTCCTACCCATGGCAGGCGCCCTGGCGACCGCCACCTTGCTGAGCGCTTGTGGCTCCATGGCGTCGCCCGGCCATCGTATGTACTCTCAAGCCGACGTGCCCGCCGCGGTGCAGGTGCCCGTCGGCCACAAGGTCGCCATGGAAACCGAGGGCGTGGGCGAGATCACCTATGAGTGCCGCGACAAGGCCGACGCAATGGGCCAGATGGAATGGTTCTTTGTGGGCCCCAAAGCCGTTCTCAATGACCGCACAGGCAAGGCTGTGGGCTCGTACTATGGCCCGCCTGCCACGTGGGAGTCGATGGACGGCTCCAAGCTGACCGGAGCCCAGGTGGCGGTGGCCCCGGCTGGCATGGGCAATATCCCGTACCAGTTGGTCAAAGCCAACCCCGCCATGGGCGCAGGCGCGATGACGGGGGTCACTTACATCCAGCGCGTGGCCTTGAAGGGCGGCGCGGCGCCCGCTGCAGCGTGCAGCACCGCGAACAAGGGCGAGCGCCAGATCGTGAAATACCAGGCCGACTACATCTTCTGGAAAGCGGCCTGA
- a CDS encoding sulfite exporter TauE/SafE family protein, with the protein MFETALLLAAAFVAGALNAVAGGGSFLTLPALVFTGVPPVVANATGTVALLPGYMAGAWGFREDTAPPPGLSMRLLVALSVVGGAAGAALLLVTPDATFRLIVPWLLLAATALFAFGPQLRALLAGGNPSTAKATVGVLAVAAYGGYFNGGLGILLLALFGLLGQTNLNAMNGLKNWVSAVLTAIAVAIYAAGSVVLWQQALMMMMAATAGGYGGARVARRIPAQWLRWGIVLTGLVMAGLFFWRQ; encoded by the coding sequence ATGTTTGAAACCGCCCTGCTTCTCGCCGCCGCCTTTGTGGCGGGCGCCCTCAATGCCGTTGCCGGGGGCGGCAGCTTTTTGACGCTGCCCGCCCTCGTCTTCACGGGCGTGCCACCCGTGGTGGCCAATGCCACGGGCACGGTGGCGCTGCTGCCAGGCTACATGGCGGGAGCCTGGGGCTTTCGGGAAGACACGGCCCCACCGCCGGGGTTGTCGATGCGCCTGTTGGTGGCACTGTCGGTGGTCGGCGGCGCGGCGGGCGCAGCGCTGCTGCTGGTCACGCCCGACGCCACCTTCCGCCTGATCGTGCCCTGGTTGCTGCTGGCGGCCACTGCGCTGTTTGCTTTTGGCCCGCAATTGCGTGCGCTGCTGGCTGGCGGCAACCCCTCTACCGCCAAGGCCACCGTGGGCGTGCTGGCGGTGGCCGCCTACGGTGGCTACTTCAACGGCGGGCTGGGTATCTTGCTGCTGGCACTGTTTGGCCTGCTCGGGCAAACGAACCTGAATGCCATGAATGGCCTCAAGAACTGGGTCTCGGCCGTACTTACCGCCATTGCCGTGGCGATCTACGCCGCAGGCAGTGTGGTGCTGTGGCAGCAAGCGCTGATGATGATGATGGCCGCCACCGCTGGCGGCTATGGCGGCGCGCGCGTGGCGCGGCGCATTCCTGCGCAGTGGCTGCGCTGGGGCATCGTGCTGACGGGGCTGGTGATGGCGGGGCTTTTCTTCTGGCGGCAGTGA